In one Balaenoptera musculus isolate JJ_BM4_2016_0621 chromosome 2, mBalMus1.pri.v3, whole genome shotgun sequence genomic region, the following are encoded:
- the ABHD12B gene encoding protein ABHD12B isoform X3 has product MVMDALRKDELVFPSDENVKFLSSPLLIIHGEDDKTVPLEFGKKLYEIAHNAYRNKERVKVVIFPPGVQHNVLCKSATLLKTVRARSVLSQGHLLQHPALSS; this is encoded by the exons ATGGTTATGGATGCCCTGAGGAAAGATGAACTAGTCTTCCCCAGTGATGAAAA TGTTAAATTCCTGTCTTCTCCCCTTCTTATCATACACGGTGAGGATGACAAAACGGTGCCTTTGGAATTTGGAAAAAAG CTCTATGAAATTGCACACAATGCATATAGAAACAAAGAGAGGGTGAAGGTGGTGATCTTTCCTCCTGGCGTCCAACACAACGTCCTGTGTAAAAGCGCCACACTGTTAAAAACCGTGAG agcACGGTCTGTACTTTCTCAGGGCCACCTGCTCCAACACCCAGCTCTGAGCAGCTGA